Within Flavobacterium pisciphilum, the genomic segment GTGAAGAATACCGACGTGAATTTCTTGGTAACGTTTCACATGAACTTAAGACTCCACTGTTTACCGTTCAAGGATATGTTTCGACATTATTGGATGGAGCAATGGAAGATAAAACCATTCGAAAAAAATATCTTAAACGAGCTGAAAAAGGGGTAGAGCGATTAATTTATATCGTTGAGGATTTAGATATGATCACTAAATTAGAATCAGGCGATTTAAATTTGGTCATTACCAATTTTGATATCATAGAACTTATCCAAAATGTTTTTGATTTATTGGAAATGAAAGCCGATAAAAAGAAGATAAAATTAACTTACGAGAAGAAATTTCAGCAGTCTATTTTTGTAAAAGGAGATAAGGACAGAATTCAGCAAATACTAGAAAATCTGATTGTAAATTCTATTAAATACGGTAAACAAGGAGGAACTACTGAAGTAGGAGTAGTAAATCTTACAAAGAAAAAAGTACTTATCCGTATTAGCGATAATGGAGAAGGAGTCGAGAAACAAAATATACCAAGACTTTTTGAACGTTTTTATAGAGTAGATAAAAGTGGTGCTCGTACTGAGGGAGGTTCAGGATTAGGACTTGCTATAGTTAAACATATTATCGAAGCTCATAAAGAGAAGGTGTATGTAGAAAGTGAATTTGGTATTGGTTCAGAGTTTTCATTTACCTTAGAGAAAGCTTATAAAAGCATTAATGGTGAAGTTAAATAAATGTAATCTGAATACCTTGATTCGGCATTAAATATCCCCCTTTTTACACCAATTTAAAATTGCCGATAGCCTCTTAATATTAAATTCTCATTATGATAACATCTTGGTAACGTTATGTTAACCTTGATGGGTGATTTTTGCATTTTGAATGTGGAGTTAAAAAAATAAGATGAAAAAAATTTTAGTTGTAGCTTTATCTTTAGTGGCGGGTTTTGTTCATGCACAAGAGGTAAACAAGGAGGAGATCAAGAAGGAGGTAGTTCGTATTTTAGATTCTATAAATAAGGCAAAAGAAACGGTAACAATTATGGAACCAAAGATTGAACCTAATTTTCATAAAGAAGAAAAGGATCGTTGGTATGATAAAATATCACTACGTGGTTATGTTCAGATAAGATATAACGGGCTTTTTTCTACCAATGATAAGGTTTCCTGCGAACAATGTGATAAGTCTTGGGGAACTACTTCAACAGAACCAGATGCGAAATCTAATAATGGGTTTTTTATTAGACGAGCACGATTAGTATTTTCTGGACAAGTGCATCCTAATGTGTTTTTTTACTTCCAACCAGATTTTGCAAGTTCACCTAGTACAGGAATTAATAATTTCGTTCAAATTAGAGACATATATTTTGATATTTCTTTTGATCCTAAAAAAGAGTATCGTGTTCGTGTAGGGCAAAGTAAAATTCCTTATGGTTTCGAAAACATGCAATCAAGTTCAGTTCGACTTGCTTTGGATAGAAATGATGCTATGAATAGTGCTATATTAAACGAACGTGATTTAGGAGTGTTTTTTTATTGGGCACCAAGCAAAATCAGAGAACGTTTTGAAATGTTAGTAAAAGAGGGGTACAAAGGTTCGGGTGATTATGGTGTATTTGCTTTCGGAGCTTATAATGGTCAATATTCTAATAAACTAGATAGTAACAGAGATTTAAATGTTGTAGCGAGAGTTACTTATCCTTTCGTAATAGGAAACCAAATTATCGAACCAGGACTTCAAGCTTATACAGGAAAATGGGCATTTACTAATGAAATTTCAACAGGAGTAGCAGTAGATGCTAATAAACAATATGTTAAAGATCAAAGAGTAGGAGCAACTTTTGTTTTATATCCAAAGCCTTTTGGAATACAAACAGAATATAATATTGGTAAAGGCCCTCGCTATAATAAGGAAACCAATACTGTTGATGTAACAAATATAAATGGTGGTTATGTTTTATTAAATTATAAGTGGGATTTAGGAAAACAACTATTATATCCTTTTGCAAAATTTCAATATTATGATGGAGGGAAAAAATATGAAAAAGATGCCCGAAGCTATGTAGTTCGGGATTATGAAATTGGGATTGAATGGCAACCACTAAAAGCATTAGAGTTCACCGCAGAATATGTTATTGCTGATAGAACTTTTGAGGATAGTGTATTACCAAATAATCGACAACAAGGAAATTTATTGAGAATACAAGCTCAATTCAATTTCTAAAAAAATATAAAAATGGAGTTTATTGTTTTTCAAAAACGGAAAATAATGAACTCCATTTCGCTTTCTTTTTATATTGAGGCAATCCTTCATACTCATGGATTTTTGCAATATCCTCAATCTTAAAATCATCCTGCAATGCATAAGGAACAAGTCCTTCTTCTTGTAGTTTCTCAGCAAGATATATTTGCTCATATTGACCCGGAGTTGGTATGAAAAAAGCTTTCTTTTCTAGTTTGACCAAGTCCATAACGGTTGTGTAACCAGAACGACACAGGATTTGTTCACTTTCATTAAAGGTTTGTTCTAGTTGTCGAGTATTCATGAAATTGTAATAGGTAACATTCTCAATGATTTCCTTTTTTTGGTCTTTTTCAACGACACCTTTTACAAAAACAACTTTTCCTTTATAGCGAAGTACTTCTTTCTTTAACTTTTCCTCAAGATAGCCTCGTTGAGGTTCTGGTCCAGATAAGATTACCATTAAATCATATACTTTTGGTGTTTCTTTCTTGCGCATTCTGCTTAAAGGACCAATGTATTTTAACTTAAGTTTTTTGGTTTTTAAATGGCCTAATTCCCCCGTTAAGTTAGGTTTCTTTTTTATGTCAGGAACCCAACATTCAGTATATTTTTTTATAATATATTGATGGCATTTACTGGTAAACCAAGTTGTGTTTCCTGTCATCACATTCAGTTGGTGAGTAATAAAAACTGAGGGGATTTTGTTAGAATAAACACCTAAACGATTATCAGAAATAATACCATCGATACCATATTTTTTTATCCAAGACTTTACCATCTTTTTCTCATCCAAGACGGCTTCAATCATTTTAGGACAATTTTTGATTAATTTCCATTTGAAGTTCTTACCATTTTTTGCATACTCTATTTGGTAAGAAGGCAATTCGAGAGTTTGGATATAAGGAAATTCTTTTCGTAATAATTCTAAAGCAATACCATCTGAGGCAATTATCGGTATGTAATTATTTTCCTGAAGAGCCTTAATTATAGGGATGCATCTAGTGGCGTGGCCTAAACCCCAATTTAATGGAGCAATTAAAATAGTTTTATTGGTTGAATCTAAATTCATATAGAATTGGGTTATATTAAGTTAACCCTGCGAAAGTTACAAATAGTAAGTGTTTTCCTTATTTATAAATGATTACTAAAATATTAAGTTATTATTTTAGTAAAAGCAAAAAGGTTAGACGCTATAAGAAGTCTAACCTTTTTTGTCTATCAAGAATAAGTTATTTAGTCTTGAATATAAGTTTTATTCCCATTAGAATTAATGTAGTATTTACCGCCTCTTGGACCAGTATACACTTTTTTACCATTATACTCTCCAGTAACTTTATCAGCTACTTTAGGTGCTTTTTCATTAGTTTCTTTAACCTTTTTTGTAGCAGTTTTTGATGCTGTTTTAGTATCAGCCTTAGCCTTTTCTACTTTTTCAGTAGCTGCTTTAGT encodes:
- a CDS encoding sensor histidine kinase translates to MKISFKKTYKFAVKSALYISLFATGFVIILILLFFKNKTINLLPFSLVFLISVYAFSFLVLQYRVERFIYRRVKKIYDEVSLLESSTLINQPITTDMETLSREVKKFATDKKLEIEMLEIREEYRREFLGNVSHELKTPLFTVQGYVSTLLDGAMEDKTIRKKYLKRAEKGVERLIYIVEDLDMITKLESGDLNLVITNFDIIELIQNVFDLLEMKADKKKIKLTYEKKFQQSIFVKGDKDRIQQILENLIVNSIKYGKQGGTTEVGVVNLTKKKVLIRISDNGEGVEKQNIPRLFERFYRVDKSGARTEGGSGLGLAIVKHIIEAHKEKVYVESEFGIGSEFSFTLEKAYKSINGEVK
- a CDS encoding glycosyltransferase translates to MNLDSTNKTILIAPLNWGLGHATRCIPIIKALQENNYIPIIASDGIALELLRKEFPYIQTLELPSYQIEYAKNGKNFKWKLIKNCPKMIEAVLDEKKMVKSWIKKYGIDGIISDNRLGVYSNKIPSVFITHQLNVMTGNTTWFTSKCHQYIIKKYTECWVPDIKKKPNLTGELGHLKTKKLKLKYIGPLSRMRKKETPKVYDLMVILSGPEPQRGYLEEKLKKEVLRYKGKVVFVKGVVEKDQKKEIIENVTYYNFMNTRQLEQTFNESEQILCRSGYTTVMDLVKLEKKAFFIPTPGQYEQIYLAEKLQEEGLVPYALQDDFKIEDIAKIHEYEGLPQYKKKAKWSSLFSVFEKQ
- a CDS encoding porin — translated: MKKILVVALSLVAGFVHAQEVNKEEIKKEVVRILDSINKAKETVTIMEPKIEPNFHKEEKDRWYDKISLRGYVQIRYNGLFSTNDKVSCEQCDKSWGTTSTEPDAKSNNGFFIRRARLVFSGQVHPNVFFYFQPDFASSPSTGINNFVQIRDIYFDISFDPKKEYRVRVGQSKIPYGFENMQSSSVRLALDRNDAMNSAILNERDLGVFFYWAPSKIRERFEMLVKEGYKGSGDYGVFAFGAYNGQYSNKLDSNRDLNVVARVTYPFVIGNQIIEPGLQAYTGKWAFTNEISTGVAVDANKQYVKDQRVGATFVLYPKPFGIQTEYNIGKGPRYNKETNTVDVTNINGGYVLLNYKWDLGKQLLYPFAKFQYYDGGKKYEKDARSYVVRDYEIGIEWQPLKALEFTAEYVIADRTFEDSVLPNNRQQGNLLRIQAQFNF